A window of the Methanoregula sp. UBA64 genome harbors these coding sequences:
- a CDS encoding amino acid permease, which produces MSDAPVVNKKVLGLFALAMINVAAVLSIRNFPSMAVYGWSCIGWYIIGAIVFLIPISLAGAELATGWPEGGGVYAWVKQAFGEKGGFVALFCEWSNNLVWFPTVLSFTASTLAFALTPDLAANPWFMFSVMMIVFWGTTAIAYFGEETSTKFSNIGVILGSIVPSLLIIGLGLWWLGSGQKIVIPHFTLAQTVPTINLSTLPFFATIVLLFAGMEMAGFHALETKNPQRDFPRAMALSAVIIVICTVLATLAIAIVIPASQLNLASGVMQAIQYFFDAAGIAWLVGPMALLITLGGVVNLAAWLIGPAKGLGIVAEEGNMPPIFDRTNKYGAPVAVLLIQALIGSVVSLLYVFLPSVNQAYWILSAMTVELLCIVYILVFAALIKLRYSKPDTPRPFKIPGGMIGVWIVGGLGLFGTVLSFIVGLMPPMYFTNWAVYVGSVLLGTFLLAVPPLIFLKFKHPGWLKKQKSGEQP; this is translated from the coding sequence ATGAGCGATGCACCGGTAGTCAACAAAAAAGTGCTCGGGCTCTTTGCGCTTGCCATGATCAACGTGGCAGCGGTGCTGAGTATCAGGAATTTCCCCTCGATGGCCGTGTACGGCTGGTCGTGTATCGGCTGGTACATCATCGGGGCCATCGTCTTTTTGATCCCGATCTCCCTTGCGGGAGCGGAACTTGCAACCGGCTGGCCCGAAGGCGGCGGGGTGTACGCCTGGGTCAAGCAGGCATTCGGCGAGAAGGGCGGGTTTGTCGCCCTCTTCTGCGAATGGTCGAACAATCTCGTCTGGTTCCCGACCGTTCTCTCCTTTACCGCTTCAACGCTCGCGTTCGCGCTCACGCCGGACCTTGCGGCCAACCCCTGGTTCATGTTCTCGGTCATGATGATCGTGTTCTGGGGCACCACCGCGATTGCCTACTTCGGCGAAGAGACATCGACAAAGTTCTCGAACATTGGCGTGATCCTCGGGAGCATCGTCCCCTCGCTGTTGATCATCGGTCTCGGCCTCTGGTGGCTGGGCTCGGGACAGAAGATCGTGATCCCGCATTTCACGCTTGCGCAGACCGTGCCGACCATCAATCTCTCCACGCTCCCGTTCTTTGCAACGATCGTCCTGTTGTTTGCCGGGATGGAGATGGCCGGCTTCCATGCCCTTGAGACCAAAAACCCGCAGCGGGACTTCCCCCGGGCAATGGCGCTCTCGGCCGTTATCATCGTGATCTGCACCGTCCTTGCAACGCTCGCGATTGCGATCGTGATCCCCGCGTCCCAGCTCAACCTCGCCTCGGGCGTCATGCAGGCGATCCAGTACTTCTTCGATGCGGCCGGGATCGCGTGGCTCGTCGGCCCCATGGCCCTTCTCATCACGCTGGGCGGTGTAGTGAACCTTGCCGCGTGGCTGATTGGCCCGGCAAAAGGTCTTGGGATCGTTGCGGAGGAAGGCAACATGCCCCCGATCTTCGACCGCACCAACAAGTACGGTGCGCCGGTCGCGGTGCTTCTCATCCAGGCGCTGATCGGTTCGGTAGTCTCGCTGCTCTACGTGTTCCTCCCGTCCGTGAACCAGGCCTACTGGATCCTCTCGGCAATGACCGTCGAGTTGCTCTGTATCGTGTACATTCTCGTCTTTGCCGCGCTCATCAAGCTGCGGTACAGCAAGCCCGACACGCCCCGGCCCTTTAAGATCCCCGGCGGAATGATCGGGGTCTGGATTGTGGGAGGCCTTGGCCTCTTTGGCACGGTCCTCTCCTTTATCGTCGGGCTCATGCCCCCGATGTACTTCACGAACTGGGCGGTCTATGTCGGTTCGGTGCTGCTCGGTACGTTCCTTTTGGCCGTGCCTCCCCTGATCTTCTTAAAATTCAAACATCCCGGATGGCTCAAAAAGCAAAAGAGTGGT
- a CDS encoding Orn/Lys/Arg decarboxylase N-terminal domain-containing protein, whose amino-acid sequence MKPEERLVVGIVDDAIHTETPHGRALQRIVRDLEAYDIFVADVASPADARNAYANLPAVSCILINWNLGDKTGKKQQDTLTLIRQIRSVNEDIPIFLMAEPMNDPPIGLTVDVLKEVNEYLYVMDDTPDFIAGRITAAAKRYQDKLLPPFFGELVKFSKDFEYSWHTPGHAGGTAFRKTPAGRQFFNFFGEQLFRSDLSISVGELGSLLDHSGPVGEAERYAAKVFGADMTYFVTNGTSTANKIVFFGRVTKDDVVLVDRNCHKSAEHALTMTHSVAVYLIPTRNRYGIIGPIPPADMTPAAIKKKIAACPLAKDLKDKTPVHAIITNSTYDGLCYLAADVEKELGKSVDSIHFDEAWYGYARFNPLYVDRFAMRDGAKDPKGPTVFATQSTHKLLAALSQASMVHVRNGRVPIEHARFNEGFMMHSSTSPLYTIIASLDVSSKMMDGASGRVLTTESIEEAIRFRRTMARIAKEIAGGKKKGDWWFPMWQPATVVDPKTKKKVPFESVPLETLRSTPSCWVLHPGEAWHGFTGFPDNYCMLDPIKVTVLTPGVNEDGTLAAWGIPAAIVVKYLDTKGIINEKSGDYSILFLFSMGMTKGKWGTLITELFEFKRQYDENAPVEDIFPDLVEKWPDRYGGMKLQELVARMHAFKRDHDMCGLLQKAFSILPEPKVTYAETFSKLVKDNVEQIPVSQAANRIVATGIVPYPPGIPLLAPGEKTGPKNGPIIQYLLSLQDFDRAFPGFEHDTHGIESIKGEYMMICLKEKNTKEKKR is encoded by the coding sequence ATGAAACCCGAGGAACGCCTGGTGGTCGGGATCGTGGACGATGCGATCCACACCGAAACCCCTCACGGCAGGGCCCTGCAGCGGATCGTCCGCGATCTCGAGGCATACGATATCTTTGTTGCCGACGTTGCCTCTCCCGCCGATGCCCGGAACGCATACGCCAATCTTCCTGCGGTCAGCTGTATCCTGATCAACTGGAACCTCGGCGACAAAACGGGTAAGAAGCAGCAGGACACGCTTACCCTGATCCGCCAGATCCGCAGCGTGAACGAGGACATCCCGATCTTTTTAATGGCCGAACCGATGAACGATCCCCCCATCGGCCTGACGGTCGATGTCTTAAAAGAGGTCAACGAGTACCTCTACGTGATGGACGATACCCCCGACTTTATTGCCGGGCGTATCACCGCTGCGGCCAAACGCTACCAGGACAAGCTGCTGCCCCCGTTCTTTGGCGAACTCGTGAAGTTCTCCAAAGACTTCGAGTACTCCTGGCACACGCCCGGCCATGCCGGCGGCACGGCATTCCGCAAGACCCCGGCCGGCCGGCAGTTCTTTAATTTCTTCGGGGAACAGCTCTTCCGCTCCGACCTCTCGATCTCGGTCGGCGAACTCGGCTCGCTCCTCGACCACTCCGGCCCGGTGGGCGAGGCCGAGCGGTACGCGGCAAAAGTATTCGGCGCCGATATGACCTATTTTGTGACAAACGGCACCTCCACGGCAAACAAGATCGTCTTCTTTGGCCGGGTCACCAAAGACGATGTGGTGCTCGTGGACCGGAACTGCCACAAGTCCGCCGAGCACGCGCTCACCATGACGCATTCCGTGGCCGTGTACCTGATCCCGACCCGGAACCGGTACGGGATCATCGGCCCGATCCCGCCGGCCGACATGACGCCCGCAGCGATAAAGAAGAAGATCGCTGCCTGCCCGCTGGCGAAAGATCTCAAGGACAAGACCCCGGTCCACGCCATCATCACGAACTCGACCTACGACGGCCTCTGTTATCTTGCAGCCGATGTGGAAAAGGAACTGGGAAAAAGCGTGGACAGCATACACTTCGATGAAGCCTGGTACGGCTACGCCCGGTTCAACCCGCTCTATGTGGACCGGTTTGCCATGCGGGACGGGGCAAAGGATCCAAAAGGCCCGACCGTCTTTGCCACGCAGTCCACGCACAAGCTCCTCGCGGCACTCTCGCAGGCCTCCATGGTCCACGTGAGAAACGGCCGGGTGCCCATCGAGCACGCCCGGTTCAACGAGGGGTTCATGATGCACAGCTCCACCTCGCCGCTCTACACGATCATCGCGTCGCTGGACGTTTCCTCGAAAATGATGGACGGTGCATCGGGCCGGGTGCTCACGACCGAATCGATCGAAGAGGCGATCCGGTTCCGGCGCACCATGGCCCGGATCGCAAAAGAGATTGCGGGCGGCAAAAAGAAGGGCGACTGGTGGTTCCCGATGTGGCAGCCGGCAACGGTGGTGGACCCGAAGACAAAAAAGAAGGTCCCGTTCGAATCCGTGCCCCTCGAAACCCTCCGCTCCACGCCTTCGTGCTGGGTGCTCCACCCGGGCGAAGCCTGGCACGGCTTTACCGGGTTCCCCGACAACTACTGCATGCTCGACCCCATCAAGGTCACCGTGCTCACCCCGGGCGTGAACGAAGACGGCACGCTTGCGGCATGGGGCATCCCGGCGGCAATCGTGGTCAAGTACCTGGACACGAAAGGCATCATCAACGAAAAGAGCGGGGACTACTCGATCCTCTTCTTGTTCTCGATGGGCATGACCAAGGGCAAGTGGGGCACGCTTATTACCGAGCTCTTCGAGTTCAAACGCCAGTACGACGAGAACGCCCCGGTCGAAGATATCTTCCCGGATCTTGTGGAGAAATGGCCGGACCGGTATGGCGGCATGAAGCTCCAGGAGCTCGTGGCCAGGATGCACGCGTTCAAGCGGGACCACGACATGTGCGGCCTGCTCCAGAAGGCCTTCTCGATCTTACCCGAACCAAAGGTCACCTACGCGGAGACCTTCTCGAAACTGGTGAAGGACAATGTAGAACAGATCCCGGTCTCGCAGGCTGCAAACCGCATCGTTGCCACCGGGATCGTGCCCTACCCGCCGGGCATCCCGCTCCTTGCGCCGGGCGAGAAGACCGGGCCAAAGAACGGCCCCATTATCCAGTACCTGCTCTCGCTGCAGGACTTTGACCGGGCGTTCCCGGGCTTCGAGCACGACACGCACGGGATCGAGAGCATCAAAGGTGAGTACATGATGATCTGCTTAAAGGAGAAGAACACAAAGGAGAAGAAACGATGA
- the eif1A gene encoding translation initiation factor eIF-1A, translating to MAGYHKRVDTGEADPNALNPDGTPVCRVRLPKKWNNEQFARAETMMGANHIRVQCIDGVSRMGRIKGKIKKRQWIREGDTVIIVPWSIQDDKCDIIYRYLKPQTDWLRKNRYI from the coding sequence ATGGCTGGTTATCACAAACGAGTAGATACAGGTGAGGCAGATCCGAATGCACTAAACCCGGACGGTACGCCGGTATGTCGTGTACGTCTGCCCAAAAAATGGAATAACGAGCAGTTTGCCCGGGCCGAGACCATGATGGGGGCAAATCATATCCGCGTCCAGTGCATCGACGGGGTTTCCCGGATGGGCCGGATCAAGGGCAAGATCAAGAAAAGACAGTGGATCCGCGAAGGCGACACGGTCATTATCGTTCCCTGGAGCATCCAGGACGACAAGTGCGATATTATTTACCGGTACCTCAAGCCGCAGACCGACTGGCTGCGGAAGAACCGGTACATTTAA
- the thsA gene encoding thermosome subunit alpha, which produces MSQQLGGQPIIILRQGTTRNRGEEAQSSNITAAMAVGTAVRSTLGPKGMDKMLIDGMGDVVITNDGATILKEMDIQHPAAKMMVEIAKTQDDEVGDGTTSAVVLAGELLKNAQDLLEQRVHPTVIAEGYRQAATKSLEILAKIAIAVKPEDHAMLEKVAETAISGKGAEAYKKLLCNIVVKAVTSVADPDGTVDIKHVNVQKKTGGAVEDTVLIEGMVIDKERANPGMPKSVKNAKILLLNAALEYKKTEVSAKINISRPDQVQAFLDEDEQMVHALAEKVIRSGANVVFCGKGIDDVAQHYLTKAGIFAVRRVKKSDLENLSRATGAAILTSIDTVTPADLGSAGLVEETKFSGDEMITIAKCKNPKAVSIIIRGGSDHIIDEIERALHDALMVVGVVVQDKKVVAGGGAPEIELSLQLHRYAATVGGRNQLAIEAFAQALEIIPRSLAENAGLDAIDMVVAIRAAHEAGKRTFGLDVYEAKPVDMQKAGVIEPLKVKTQAISSATEAAVMILRIDDVIASSQSGSPGGMPRGGMPPGMGDD; this is translated from the coding sequence ATGTCACAACAGCTTGGCGGGCAGCCAATTATTATCTTACGACAGGGAACAACGCGGAACAGGGGCGAGGAAGCCCAGAGCAGTAATATCACTGCCGCCATGGCGGTAGGAACTGCGGTCCGCTCGACGCTCGGTCCAAAAGGCATGGACAAGATGCTCATCGACGGCATGGGCGACGTAGTGATCACAAACGACGGCGCAACGATCCTAAAAGAGATGGACATCCAGCACCCGGCCGCAAAGATGATGGTCGAGATCGCAAAGACCCAGGACGACGAAGTCGGGGACGGCACGACCTCGGCCGTGGTCCTTGCCGGGGAACTCTTGAAAAACGCACAGGATCTGCTCGAACAGCGTGTCCACCCGACCGTAATCGCGGAAGGGTACCGGCAGGCCGCGACAAAGTCGCTTGAGATCCTCGCAAAGATCGCAATTGCGGTAAAGCCGGAAGATCACGCGATGCTTGAAAAAGTCGCGGAGACCGCGATCAGCGGCAAAGGGGCGGAAGCGTACAAGAAACTGCTCTGCAATATCGTTGTCAAAGCGGTCACGAGCGTTGCCGATCCCGACGGCACGGTCGATATCAAGCACGTGAACGTGCAGAAAAAGACCGGGGGCGCAGTCGAGGATACCGTGCTTATCGAGGGCATGGTCATCGACAAGGAACGGGCAAACCCGGGGATGCCAAAGTCTGTAAAAAACGCGAAAATTTTGCTCCTGAACGCTGCGCTCGAATACAAAAAGACCGAGGTCTCGGCAAAGATCAACATCTCCCGGCCCGATCAGGTGCAGGCATTCCTTGACGAAGACGAGCAGATGGTTCACGCTCTGGCAGAGAAAGTGATCCGTAGCGGGGCAAACGTGGTGTTCTGCGGGAAAGGCATCGACGATGTCGCCCAGCACTACCTGACAAAAGCCGGGATCTTTGCCGTGCGCCGGGTAAAAAAGAGCGACCTTGAAAATCTCTCCCGCGCCACCGGGGCTGCGATCCTCACCAGCATCGATACCGTCACACCGGCCGATCTCGGGTCTGCCGGCCTTGTGGAGGAGACGAAGTTCTCCGGAGATGAGATGATCACGATCGCGAAATGCAAAAACCCCAAAGCCGTCTCCATCATTATCCGGGGCGGGTCCGATCATATCATCGATGAGATCGAACGCGCCCTCCACGATGCGCTCATGGTCGTCGGCGTTGTCGTGCAGGACAAAAAGGTCGTTGCCGGCGGCGGGGCGCCCGAGATCGAGCTCTCGCTCCAGCTGCACCGGTACGCGGCAACGGTCGGCGGCCGCAACCAGCTCGCGATCGAGGCATTCGCACAGGCGCTTGAGATCATCCCGCGGTCGCTGGCCGAGAACGCCGGCCTTGACGCCATCGATATGGTCGTTGCGATCCGGGCTGCGCACGAGGCGGGAAAGAGAACCTTCGGCCTCGATGTGTACGAGGCAAAACCGGTCGACATGCAGAAAGCCGGCGTCATCGAGCCCTTAAAGGTAAAGACGCAGGCCATTTCAAGCGCCACAGAAGCGGCGGTCATGATCCTGCGCATCGACGATGTCATCGCATCGTCGCAGTCCGGCAGCCCGGGCGGGATGCCCCGGGGTGGCATGCCGCCGGGAATGGGGGATGACTAG
- a CDS encoding class I SAM-dependent methyltransferase — translation MTTGQWGIRVPAQEGEATRQALIGEGALDVTLKVLHDGPFLIFAVLAERDGAGWYEFGEQPGREALPRHELVGGIAIMQENDPAGAEKILANRPSLHTVLFPTSEVSGEYRTRDYRVLAGTDTTRTEVTEHGRRFVVDLAGAYFSARLSTERHRILDQVNDGELVLDMFAGVGPFAITLAARAGVVVAADLNPQAVRLMMENIRKNRAANVIPVLADARHLEKILSWKFDRIVMNLPLAGTEFLPEAFRLVRPGGTIHFYSLVSETGEHLARIRELGGAGVTVTEREVRSYSPGQWHAVYDIAVG, via the coding sequence ATGACAACCGGGCAGTGGGGCATACGGGTACCGGCACAGGAGGGCGAAGCAACACGGCAGGCGCTCATCGGCGAGGGGGCGCTCGATGTGACGCTCAAGGTCCTGCACGACGGGCCGTTCCTGATCTTTGCCGTGCTCGCGGAGCGTGACGGCGCCGGGTGGTACGAGTTCGGGGAGCAGCCCGGCCGCGAGGCACTTCCCCGCCACGAGCTCGTGGGCGGGATCGCGATCATGCAGGAGAACGATCCCGCGGGGGCGGAGAAGATCCTTGCAAACCGGCCCTCGCTCCACACGGTGCTTTTCCCGACAAGCGAGGTCTCGGGCGAGTACCGGACCCGGGACTACCGTGTCCTTGCCGGCACCGACACGACCCGGACGGAGGTGACCGAACACGGGCGCCGGTTCGTGGTCGATCTTGCCGGCGCCTACTTCTCCGCCCGGCTCTCGACCGAACGCCACCGGATCCTCGATCAGGTCAATGACGGCGAGCTCGTGCTCGATATGTTCGCCGGGGTCGGGCCGTTTGCCATCACGCTTGCCGCCCGGGCGGGTGTGGTTGTCGCGGCCGATCTAAACCCGCAGGCCGTCCGGCTCATGATGGAAAATATCCGGAAGAACCGGGCGGCAAACGTGATCCCGGTGCTTGCCGATGCCCGGCACCTGGAAAAGATCCTGTCGTGGAAGTTCGACCGGATCGTCATGAACCTCCCGCTGGCCGGCACGGAATTTTTACCGGAAGCCTTCCGGCTCGTCCGGCCCGGGGGCACGATCCATTTCTATTCGCTGGTATCCGAAACGGGCGAGCACCTTGCCCGGATCCGGGAGCTGGGCGGGGCCGGTGTTACGGTTACCGAACGCGAGGTCCGGTCCTACTCGCCCGGCCAGTGGCACGCGGTGTACGATATCGCCGTGGGATAA
- the hmgA gene encoding hydroxymethylglutaryl-CoA reductase (NADPH), whose translation MAGDDGHHNAEGQGGPGCTNEAEIRTRIKTGEVRLYELEKMMPPVDAVRVRRGYIEQETGTTLENIGIFSLDVDRAATRNCENMIGAVQVPVGVAGPVLVNGEYAKGKFWLPLATTEGALIASVNRGAGAITKAGGAEVRVLHDVMTRAPVFAAKSVAHAKEIADWAAAHEKEFAAIAATTTSHGQMTGLTTYVAGTSVFVRLEFDTKDAMGMNMVTIASAKIADEIAKATGARLIALSGNMCADKKPAAINAIMGRGRSVVAGIALSHELIEKIFKTDAKSMFEVNYRKNLVGSARAGAMGFNAHAANVVAAMFIACGQDAAHAIDGSTCMTTIDPTDDGVYVSVTLPSLPVGTVGGGTGVDTQAECLKILGVAGGGTPPGANAKKLAEIIAAGVLAGELSLIGALAAQHLARAHQELGRGVKR comes from the coding sequence ATGGCTGGTGATGACGGACACCACAATGCAGAGGGGCAGGGCGGCCCCGGCTGCACAAACGAAGCAGAGATCCGGACCCGGATCAAGACGGGCGAGGTCAGGCTCTACGAACTCGAAAAGATGATGCCGCCGGTCGATGCGGTGCGGGTGCGCCGGGGGTACATCGAGCAGGAGACCGGGACCACCTTAGAGAACATCGGGATCTTCTCCCTCGACGTGGACCGGGCCGCGACCCGGAACTGCGAGAACATGATCGGCGCCGTGCAGGTGCCGGTCGGGGTTGCCGGGCCGGTGCTCGTAAACGGCGAATACGCGAAGGGGAAGTTCTGGCTGCCCCTTGCAACAACCGAAGGGGCGCTTATTGCCTCGGTGAACCGGGGCGCAGGCGCAATAACAAAAGCCGGCGGGGCGGAAGTACGCGTCCTGCACGACGTGATGACCCGGGCGCCGGTCTTTGCGGCAAAAAGCGTGGCGCACGCAAAAGAGATAGCGGACTGGGCCGCCGCCCACGAGAAGGAGTTTGCCGCGATTGCTGCAACGACCACCTCGCACGGGCAGATGACCGGGCTTACCACCTACGTTGCGGGCACGAGCGTCTTTGTCCGGCTCGAATTCGATACGAAAGACGCGATGGGCATGAACATGGTCACCATCGCGAGCGCGAAGATTGCCGACGAGATAGCAAAAGCCACCGGCGCCCGGCTCATCGCCCTCTCGGGGAACATGTGCGCCGACAAGAAGCCGGCGGCTATCAATGCAATCATGGGCCGGGGCCGGAGCGTTGTCGCCGGCATCGCGCTCTCCCACGAGCTCATCGAAAAGATCTTCAAGACCGATGCAAAATCGATGTTCGAGGTCAACTACCGGAAAAACCTCGTCGGCTCGGCCCGGGCCGGGGCCATGGGCTTCAACGCCCATGCGGCAAACGTGGTCGCGGCGATGTTCATTGCCTGCGGGCAGGACGCGGCCCATGCCATTGACGGCAGCACCTGCATGACCACGATCGACCCGACCGACGACGGGGTGTACGTATCCGTCACGCTCCCCTCGCTCCCGGTCGGCACGGTCGGCGGCGGGACAGGAGTGGACACTCAAGCAGAGTGCCTGAAGATCCTCGGCGTTGCCGGTGGCGGGACGCCCCCGGGCGCGAACGCCAAAAAGCTTGCCGAGATCATCGCGGCCGGCGTTCTTGCCGGGGAACTCTCGCTGATCGGCGCACTTGCCGCCCAGCACCTTGCCCGGGCCCACCAGGAACTGGGCCGGGGCGTGAAACGGTAA
- a CDS encoding carboxymuconolactone decarboxylase family protein: MKEANKEAISEFLKHADSIGDDMLEDTQKMLGSMPFILPVQKNERPDYFALMCIADDMLCRPPNLSAKTAELVTLAAAAAAGAGPCLKFHIQAAAKEGATRGEIFDTIMIAALVGKTKILASALRDFSEAYP; the protein is encoded by the coding sequence ATGAAAGAGGCAAACAAAGAGGCAATCAGCGAATTTTTGAAACACGCGGACTCCATCGGCGACGACATGCTCGAAGACACACAGAAGATGCTCGGGAGCATGCCGTTTATCCTGCCCGTCCAGAAGAACGAGCGGCCGGACTACTTCGCGCTCATGTGCATTGCGGACGATATGCTCTGCCGGCCCCCGAACCTTTCGGCAAAGACCGCCGAGCTCGTCACCCTTGCGGCGGCGGCAGCGGCAGGGGCCGGCCCGTGCCTGAAGTTCCATATCCAGGCCGCGGCAAAAGAGGGAGCCACCAGAGGCGAGATCTTCGATACGATCATGATCGCGGCGCTCGTGGGAAAGACTAAGATCCTTGCATCGGCGCTCCGCGATTTTAGCGAAGCATACCCCTGA
- the rimI gene encoding ribosomal protein S18-alanine N-acetyltransferase, translated as MVPTGALLKQGVLSHTFGDITYIPTDPGESPLESGLVGAKALLYAKGNRITCKNELFPMIKSRDAIPVKTPAQIRRAGPADVDAIYAIEVEAFVEAWDKQTFAEALAYYPTTFFVAICEGQIAGFIIGAIEDTGENIYGHICNFAVSSQFRGRGIGRQLMHRTEHQFALQLATGSQLEVRESNVPAQKFYRRLGYQDVFFVGGYYANGEDALVMMKWFRF; from the coding sequence ATGGTACCAACCGGCGCCCTATTAAAACAGGGCGTTCTTTCTCATACGTTTGGCGATATCACATATATACCCACAGACCCCGGCGAAAGCCCGCTCGAAAGCGGGCTTGTTGGCGCAAAAGCCTTATTGTACGCGAAGGGCAACAGGATAACCTGCAAAAACGAGCTCTTCCCCATGATAAAATCCCGTGACGCTATCCCGGTAAAGACCCCTGCCCAGATCCGGCGGGCAGGCCCGGCCGATGTCGATGCGATCTATGCCATCGAGGTCGAGGCATTTGTCGAGGCATGGGATAAACAGACGTTTGCCGAGGCGCTCGCGTATTACCCGACCACGTTCTTTGTCGCGATCTGCGAGGGACAGATCGCGGGGTTCATCATCGGGGCCATCGAGGATACGGGCGAGAATATCTACGGCCACATCTGCAACTTCGCGGTATCCTCGCAGTTCCGTGGCCGGGGGATCGGGCGCCAGCTGATGCACCGGACCGAGCACCAGTTCGCGCTCCAGCTTGCCACCGGCTCCCAGCTCGAAGTCCGGGAATCCAATGTCCCCGCCCAGAAGTTCTACCGCCGGCTCGGGTACCAGGATGTCTTTTTTGTCGGCGGCTATTATGCAAACGGCGAGGACGCCCTTGTGATGATGAAGTGGTTCCGGTTCTAG